Proteins from a genomic interval of Anatilimnocola floriformis:
- a CDS encoding HEAT repeat domain-containing protein — MNRRWNLTLLVGSALALAGCGYDPYPTPKPVRSPIGDSPFVVQRANYDGLNNGQVAHVSAVAPVVRVERPAVAIIKPYEEWSEKEAAADALGRIGAPAIPYLQQALRSPDSEMKKQAAEVLARMGSDAKPAVNDLIVLLNDADPEVRKVAVRTLGRIGPDAAAAVPALMQSLIEQQPAPPSLVPPALNPTFQTPTPTINVPEPLPPATFPNPATDSLAPNSPAPLPLPPNN, encoded by the coding sequence ATGAATCGTCGCTGGAATTTAACTTTGCTGGTTGGCTCGGCGCTGGCGCTTGCCGGCTGCGGCTACGATCCTTACCCGACTCCCAAACCGGTTCGTTCACCGATTGGCGATTCGCCGTTTGTGGTGCAGCGGGCCAATTACGACGGGCTGAATAATGGCCAGGTGGCTCACGTCAGCGCGGTCGCTCCGGTGGTTCGCGTCGAGCGTCCCGCGGTGGCCATCATCAAGCCCTACGAAGAGTGGAGCGAAAAGGAAGCCGCCGCCGATGCTCTCGGCCGGATTGGTGCGCCGGCGATTCCTTATTTGCAGCAAGCGCTCCGCAGTCCTGATTCGGAAATGAAGAAGCAAGCCGCCGAAGTCCTCGCGCGGATGGGTTCCGATGCCAAGCCCGCCGTGAACGACTTGATCGTGCTCCTCAACGATGCCGATCCGGAAGTTCGCAAGGTCGCCGTTCGCACGCTGGGTCGCATCGGTCCCGATGCGGCCGCCGCGGTTCCCGCGCTCATGCAATCGCTGATCGAACAACAGCCGGCCCCGCCGTCGCTCGTACCGCCCGCGCTGAATCCTACTTTCCAGACGCCAACGCCGACGATCAACGTTCCCGAGCCGTTGCCGCCGGCGACGTTTCCCAATCCGGCGACGGATAGCCTAGCGCCGAACAGCCCAGCACCACTGCCGTTGCCGCCCAACAACTAG